From Granulicella sp. WH15, the proteins below share one genomic window:
- the glpK gene encoding glycerol kinase GlpK has product MILAIDQGTTNTKALLVDREGQPQARASVRMTISTPRSNWVEQDAEAIWQSVLEAVAACLQLAPGVAVAGVAISNQRETVVVWDRLTGKPLAPAIVWQCQRSSAICEQLRRDGLEPLLRERTGLGIDTLFSASKMRWLLENIPGLPERASTGEVCFGTIDSWLIWKLTGGSAHLCDASNASRTQLLNLAQGDWDEELLAIFGVPRTALPQVRDSSGVFGRCKGIIGLEGVPIVSAMGDSHAAMAGHGSYEPGTVKATYGTGSSLMTLLSALEAPRHGVASTIAWSLNGKPQYALEGNIAMTGAGLAWVGEFLGLAQPVEDAATLAASVSSSEGVYLVPAMSGLSAPYWDGEAKGNISGLTRTSRAAHLARAAVESIAYQIRDVFDAMAAGASCDLPELHTDGGATKNDTLMQFQADILGKPVVRAGCEDLSAMGAAFFGGLALGWWTTMQQLTAMVRDASTFTPTMATAEKDRLYSGWKTAVARTRLRASSEEQPHE; this is encoded by the coding sequence ATGATTCTGGCGATCGACCAGGGCACCACCAACACCAAGGCGTTGCTGGTCGATCGCGAAGGTCAGCCGCAGGCGCGCGCATCGGTTCGCATGACGATCTCGACGCCGCGCTCGAACTGGGTCGAGCAGGATGCGGAGGCCATCTGGCAGAGCGTCCTTGAAGCCGTGGCCGCGTGCCTCCAGCTTGCACCCGGCGTCGCCGTCGCCGGAGTCGCCATTTCGAACCAGCGTGAGACCGTCGTGGTCTGGGATCGCCTCACCGGTAAGCCCCTTGCCCCAGCAATCGTGTGGCAGTGCCAGCGCTCATCGGCCATCTGCGAGCAGCTTCGCCGCGACGGCCTCGAGCCTCTGCTACGCGAGCGCACCGGCCTCGGCATAGACACGCTCTTCTCCGCCAGCAAGATGCGCTGGCTGCTCGAAAACATTCCCGGCCTGCCCGAGCGCGCCTCCACAGGCGAGGTCTGTTTCGGCACTATAGACAGCTGGCTTATCTGGAAGCTCACCGGCGGCAGCGCCCATCTCTGCGACGCCAGCAACGCCTCCCGCACACAGCTTCTAAACCTCGCTCAAGGCGACTGGGACGAAGAGCTACTAGCGATCTTCGGAGTGCCCCGTACAGCTCTGCCGCAGGTCCGCGACTCCAGCGGCGTCTTCGGACGCTGCAAAGGAATCATCGGTCTGGAAGGCGTCCCCATCGTCAGCGCCATGGGCGACTCCCACGCAGCCATGGCGGGCCACGGCTCCTACGAGCCGGGCACCGTGAAGGCCACCTACGGCACCGGCTCTTCCCTGATGACGCTGCTGTCCGCGCTCGAAGCTCCCCGCCATGGCGTGGCTTCCACCATCGCGTGGTCGTTGAACGGCAAGCCCCAATACGCTCTCGAAGGCAACATCGCCATGACCGGGGCAGGGCTTGCATGGGTCGGCGAGTTCCTCGGTCTCGCCCAACCTGTAGAGGATGCGGCCACACTCGCCGCGTCCGTCTCCAGCAGCGAAGGCGTCTACCTCGTACCCGCGATGAGCGGCCTGAGTGCGCCCTACTGGGACGGCGAAGCCAAGGGCAACATCAGCGGACTGACCCGCACCAGCCGCGCCGCTCATCTGGCTCGTGCCGCCGTCGAGTCCATCGCCTACCAGATCCGCGACGTCTTCGACGCGATGGCCGCAGGCGCGAGCTGCGATCTGCCCGAACTACACACCGACGGCGGAGCCACCAAGAACGACACGCTGATGCAGTTCCAGGCCGACATCCTCGGCAAGCCCGTCGTACGCGCCGGATGCGAAGACCTCTCCGCGATGGGAGCCGCTTTCTTCGGTGGCCTCGCCCTCGGCTGGTGGACCACGATGCAGCAGCTTACCGCGATGGTCCGCGACGCAAGCACCTTTACTCCGACGATGGCCACAGCGGAGAAAGACCGCCTCTACTCAGGCTGGAAGACCGCCGTAGCGCGAACCCGCCTGCGTGCATCCTCAGAGGAGCAGCCGCATGAGTGA